One genomic segment of Aureimonas sp. AU20 includes these proteins:
- a CDS encoding sugar phosphate isomerase/epimerase family protein: MPDRSIKLGCQTFTWEMLGEGFRGGPDDLLRAVAGAGYAGIEITDKMIGFYAGKPDEFARALDDLGLALVAFAIGSPSGFTELNEVESDLEAARRWLDFTARFPGAVLSMGSATIMSDGPREEKFRVAAEIYNRAAELGHGAGVEVAVHPSSHHNTLLFDRADYDTIFSLLDPERVGWVPDTGHILRGHDDLLDTLRAHRDRIRYVHLKDVDGAGEWAMLGKGVCDTPAVIEAVRGAPRFSGWLVLEEESEEAGAAPEAAVAANRETMRRYGA, from the coding sequence ATGCCGGATCGATCCATCAAGCTGGGCTGCCAGACCTTCACCTGGGAAATGCTGGGCGAAGGCTTCCGGGGAGGGCCGGACGATCTTCTGCGCGCGGTGGCCGGCGCCGGCTATGCCGGCATCGAGATCACCGACAAGATGATCGGCTTCTACGCCGGCAAACCCGACGAGTTCGCCCGCGCGCTGGACGATCTCGGGCTCGCGCTCGTCGCCTTCGCCATCGGCTCGCCCAGCGGCTTCACCGAGCTGAACGAGGTGGAGAGCGATCTGGAAGCGGCGCGCCGCTGGCTCGATTTCACCGCCCGCTTTCCCGGCGCGGTTCTTTCCATGGGGTCGGCGACGATCATGAGCGACGGGCCGCGCGAGGAGAAGTTCCGCGTCGCCGCCGAGATCTACAACCGCGCGGCCGAACTAGGGCACGGCGCGGGCGTCGAGGTCGCGGTGCATCCCAGCTCGCATCACAACACGCTTTTGTTCGACCGGGCGGACTACGACACGATCTTCTCGCTTCTCGACCCCGAGCGGGTCGGCTGGGTGCCCGACACCGGCCATATTCTGCGCGGCCACGACGATCTCTTGGACACGCTGCGCGCCCATCGCGACCGCATCCGCTACGTCCACCTCAAGGACGTGGACGGAGCCGGAGAGTGGGCGATGCTCGGCAAGGGCGTCTGCGACACGCCGGCGGTGATCGAGGCGGTGCGCGGCGCGCCGCGTTTCAGCGGCTGGCTGGTGCTGGAGGAGGAGTCGGAGGAGGCCGGCGCCGCGCCCGAAGCGGCGGTCGCCGCCAATCGCGAGACGATGCGCCGCTACGGCGCCTGA
- a CDS encoding ABC transporter ATP-binding protein — MATLHLQDVRKRYGAFEAIKGVDLDVEDREFVVFVGPSGCGKSTLLRMIAGLEKISGGEIRIDGQRMNEIGPSDRGLAMVFQSYALYPHMTVAENMGFALKLAGLGRAEREEKVRMAGEVLQLGPLLERRPRELSGGQRQRVAIGRAIVRSPKIFLFDEPLSNLDAALRVQMRLELMRLHERLDATMIYVTHDQTEAMTMADKIVVLSAGRIEQVGTPLDLYHHPRNLFVAGFIGSPKMNTMPARVAAVAGNGLRLRLASGAELLVPVDGRGVTVGEAVTLGVRPEHLHLSTEGELSGTTLVAERLGNMTVLHVDLTDGGTAVVQLDGNNPTPAHAAVRLSIDAAACHVFDGSEAALPHLARHPLA; from the coding sequence ATGGCGACGCTGCACCTTCAGGACGTTCGCAAGCGATATGGCGCCTTCGAGGCTATCAAGGGTGTCGACCTCGATGTGGAGGACCGCGAATTCGTGGTCTTCGTCGGCCCGTCCGGCTGCGGCAAGTCCACGCTGCTGCGCATGATCGCGGGGTTGGAGAAGATCAGCGGCGGCGAAATCCGCATCGACGGCCAGCGAATGAACGAAATCGGCCCGTCCGACAGAGGGCTGGCCATGGTGTTCCAGTCCTACGCGCTTTACCCGCACATGACCGTGGCCGAGAACATGGGTTTCGCGCTCAAGCTCGCCGGGCTCGGCCGGGCCGAACGGGAGGAAAAGGTGCGCATGGCCGGCGAGGTGCTGCAGCTCGGGCCGCTTCTGGAGCGGCGCCCGCGCGAGCTTTCAGGCGGACAGCGCCAGCGCGTCGCGATCGGGCGCGCCATCGTGCGAAGCCCGAAGATCTTCCTGTTCGACGAGCCCCTGTCCAATCTCGACGCGGCGCTGCGCGTCCAGATGCGGCTGGAACTCATGCGCCTGCACGAGCGGCTCGACGCCACCATGATCTATGTCACGCACGACCAGACCGAGGCCATGACCATGGCCGACAAGATCGTCGTTCTCAGCGCCGGGCGGATCGAGCAGGTCGGCACGCCGCTCGACCTCTATCACCATCCGCGCAACCTCTTCGTCGCCGGCTTCATCGGCTCGCCCAAGATGAACACGATGCCCGCCCGCGTCGCGGCGGTGGCCGGAAACGGGCTGCGCCTTCGCCTCGCGTCGGGCGCCGAGCTTCTGGTGCCGGTGGACGGGCGGGGGGTGACGGTCGGCGAGGCGGTCACGCTCGGCGTGCGGCCCGAGCATCTGCATCTCTCCACGGAGGGCGAGTTGAGCGGCACGACGCTGGTGGCCGAGCGGCTCGGCAACATGACCGTGCTGCATGTCGATCTGACGGACGGCGGCACGGCCGTCGTGCAGCTCGACGGCAACAACCCGACCCCGGCCCATGCCGCCGTGCGGCT
- a CDS encoding carbohydrate ABC transporter permease, with amino-acid sequence MPSVLAAPAGLSSARKGAGLFPRRALPPWLLLVPAFVSLGSVSVYPIVNGLWLSLTNTSLVTQEHDFVGLANYALLWDDPTFWNAWRHTLIFTLVSTLAETLIGLAMALLLYEPFSGRAVVRAAMLVPWAMPTVVTSKMFGWLFDGQHGLVNYLLLQVGLIDANVNWYGSVDNALGTIIFADVWKTTPFMALLLLAGLHTIPASLVEAARMDGGKAFAIFWYVRLPLLLPTLLIAGLFRALDAFRVFDLVYVLTGGGPADSTETLSTLSYKIFFSTLQFGYGSAISTAMFVTEAIIAVGFGLFVMRQMRRAG; translated from the coding sequence ATGCCCTCCGTGCTCGCCGCTCCGGCCGGCCTGTCCAGCGCCCGAAAGGGGGCTGGGCTCTTTCCGCGCCGCGCGCTGCCCCCCTGGCTCCTGCTCGTGCCGGCCTTCGTCTCGCTGGGGTCGGTCTCGGTCTATCCCATCGTCAACGGGCTCTGGCTGTCGCTCACCAACACCTCGCTCGTGACGCAGGAGCACGACTTCGTGGGGCTGGCGAACTACGCCCTGCTCTGGGACGACCCGACCTTCTGGAACGCCTGGCGGCACACGCTGATCTTCACCCTCGTCTCGACGCTGGCCGAGACGCTGATCGGCCTTGCCATGGCGCTTCTCCTCTACGAGCCCTTCAGCGGGCGCGCCGTGGTGCGCGCGGCCATGCTGGTGCCTTGGGCCATGCCCACCGTCGTCACCTCCAAGATGTTCGGCTGGCTCTTCGACGGGCAGCACGGGCTGGTGAACTATCTCCTCCTCCAGGTCGGGCTGATCGACGCCAACGTCAACTGGTACGGCTCGGTCGACAACGCGCTGGGCACGATCATCTTCGCCGATGTCTGGAAGACGACGCCCTTCATGGCGCTGCTCCTTCTAGCCGGCCTGCACACCATTCCCGCCTCGCTGGTGGAGGCCGCGCGTATGGACGGGGGCAAGGCCTTCGCGATCTTCTGGTACGTGCGCCTGCCGCTGCTTCTGCCGACGCTCCTGATCGCCGGCCTGTTCCGCGCGCTGGACGCGTTTCGGGTGTTCGATCTCGTCTATGTCCTGACCGGCGGCGGCCCGGCGGATTCCACCGAGACCCTGTCCACCCTGTCCTACAAGATCTTCTTTTCCACGCTTCAGTTCGGATACGGCTCGGCGATCTCCACCGCCATGTTCGTGACGGAAGCCATCATCGCGGTCGGCTTCGGCCTGTTCGTGATGCGCCAGATGCGGAGGGCGGGATGA
- a CDS encoding carbohydrate ABC transporter permease, with amino-acid sequence MNDDRPLVQSLVLYLGGSLILLWSGGPFLWQLSTSFQLDRELTADTPRFLPSPATLEHYRNIFVEKQFQDYVVNSLIVASLTTLVCLLIGALAAFALSRLDIKNRFGVLGLVLSISMFPQIALVGPLYLVASEFGLLDTFTGLVITYVALGLPLVTWVLFGYFETLPREIDEAARMDGVSTLGLLFRIILPMSLPSLVTTGLLAFIAAWNEFMFALAFTSTIEHQTIPVGIANFTNLYYVPWGDIAAASVVVTVPLILLVLVFQRHIIEGLTQGGVKE; translated from the coding sequence ATGAACGACGATCGGCCCCTCGTCCAGAGCCTCGTGCTCTATCTCGGCGGCTCGCTCATTCTTCTCTGGTCGGGCGGCCCGTTTCTCTGGCAGCTTTCGACCTCGTTCCAGCTCGACCGCGAGCTGACGGCGGACACGCCGCGTTTCCTGCCCTCGCCCGCCACGCTGGAGCACTATCGCAATATCTTCGTGGAGAAGCAGTTTCAGGACTATGTCGTGAACTCGCTGATCGTGGCGAGCCTGACCACCCTCGTCTGCCTTTTGATCGGCGCGCTCGCGGCCTTCGCCCTGTCGCGGCTCGACATCAAGAACCGCTTCGGCGTGCTCGGGCTCGTGCTTTCGATCTCGATGTTTCCGCAGATCGCGCTGGTTGGCCCGCTCTATCTCGTGGCGTCCGAGTTCGGCCTTCTCGACACGTTCACCGGGCTCGTCATCACCTATGTCGCGCTCGGCCTGCCGCTCGTGACCTGGGTTCTGTTCGGCTATTTCGAAACGCTGCCGCGCGAGATCGACGAGGCCGCGCGCATGGACGGCGTGTCGACGCTGGGTCTTCTGTTCCGCATCATCCTGCCCATGTCGCTCCCTAGCCTCGTGACCACCGGGCTTCTCGCCTTCATCGCGGCGTGGAACGAGTTCATGTTCGCGCTCGCCTTCACCTCCACGATCGAGCACCAGACCATCCCGGTCGGCATCGCGAACTTCACCAACCTTTATTACGTGCCCTGGGGCGACATCGCGGCCGCGTCCGTCGTCGTCACGGTGCCCCTCATCCTCCTCGTGCTGGTCTTCCAGCGCCACATCATCGAAGGCCTGACCCAAGGCGGCGTCAAGGAATGA
- a CDS encoding ABC transporter substrate-binding protein yields MAKLDTDAAVGPTPRAQTPEAAPASAPSEPAQGLAPSRRRFLQGTGLLALSVAGGALAGGGLLASASSRASAQSRTEITFASAKFYGKQSIGQAVEMFNQSQSKILVKFLELPPPSSSTEVHQALVQQLARRSGTPDVFTQDVIWIAEFAGAGWALPLDEYVPAADRQQYFPGLIDACTYGGKLTALPWIVDGGMLFYRKDLLEAAGAKAPQTWDELTTIASEMQKSKKVDFGYLWQGKQAEVLVCDAVEAIATNGGAILAPDGKSAAIGSDKAVEAVQFLYDTINKSKISPSDVLSWDEEPSRLPFTGGKAAFLRNWSYVYAIAQDPSGSSVVDKVGVAPLPHFAGGKSAACLGGYQYGVNANTKHREAAVEFVRWMSSPETQLWFALQLGLAPTRPAVFKEQKLGQEQPFMQQLETVFTGATPRPVTPKYAQVTLAIQSAVSRALVSGEVKKELDAAASRIDKIVA; encoded by the coding sequence ATGGCCAAACTCGACACCGATGCCGCCGTCGGACCGACACCTCGCGCCCAGACGCCGGAGGCCGCGCCCGCTTCCGCGCCGAGCGAACCCGCACAGGGTCTCGCGCCGAGCCGGCGCCGCTTCCTCCAGGGCACCGGCCTCCTCGCCCTCTCGGTAGCGGGCGGTGCGCTCGCCGGCGGGGGCCTCCTCGCCTCGGCCTCCTCGCGTGCCAGCGCCCAGTCGCGCACCGAGATCACCTTCGCCAGCGCCAAGTTCTACGGCAAGCAGTCGATCGGGCAGGCGGTCGAGATGTTCAACCAGTCCCAGTCCAAGATCCTCGTCAAGTTCCTCGAACTGCCCCCGCCAAGCTCCTCCACCGAGGTGCATCAGGCGCTGGTGCAGCAGCTGGCCCGCCGCTCCGGCACGCCCGACGTGTTCACCCAGGACGTCATCTGGATCGCCGAGTTCGCCGGCGCCGGATGGGCCTTGCCGCTCGACGAATACGTGCCCGCCGCCGACCGGCAGCAGTATTTCCCCGGCCTGATCGACGCCTGCACCTATGGGGGCAAGCTGACCGCGCTGCCCTGGATCGTGGACGGCGGCATGCTCTTTTACCGCAAGGACCTCTTGGAGGCGGCGGGCGCCAAGGCGCCGCAGACCTGGGACGAGCTGACCACCATCGCCAGCGAGATGCAGAAGAGCAAGAAGGTCGATTTCGGCTATCTCTGGCAGGGCAAGCAGGCCGAGGTCCTGGTCTGCGACGCGGTGGAGGCCATCGCCACGAACGGCGGCGCGATCCTCGCCCCCGATGGCAAGTCCGCCGCGATCGGCTCCGACAAGGCGGTCGAGGCCGTGCAGTTTCTCTACGACACGATCAACAAGAGCAAGATTTCGCCGAGCGACGTCCTGTCCTGGGACGAGGAGCCCTCGCGCCTACCCTTCACCGGCGGCAAGGCGGCCTTCCTGCGCAACTGGTCCTATGTCTACGCCATCGCGCAGGACCCGAGCGGTTCCTCCGTGGTGGACAAGGTGGGCGTCGCGCCGCTGCCGCATTTTGCCGGCGGCAAGAGCGCGGCGTGCCTCGGCGGCTACCAGTACGGCGTCAACGCCAACACCAAGCACCGCGAGGCGGCGGTGGAGTTCGTGCGCTGGATGTCCTCGCCCGAAACCCAGCTCTGGTTCGCGCTGCAGCTCGGCCTCGCGCCGACGCGCCCCGCCGTCTTCAAGGAGCAGAAGCTCGGCCAGGAGCAGCCCTTCATGCAGCAGCTGGAGACCGTGTTCACCGGCGCGACGCCCCGGCCCGTGACGCCGAAATACGCGCAGGTCACGCTCGCCATCCAGTCCGCCGTGTCGCGCGCCCTCGTCAGCGGCGAGGTGAAGAAGGAGCTCGACGCCGCAGCCAGCCGCATCGACAAAATCGTCGCCTGA
- a CDS encoding DeoR/GlpR family DNA-binding transcription regulator, translated as MAKNASSLPARRRANMLELIGRDGSVSVPDLAERFAVSLDTVRRDLDHLARSGALVRAHGGALRVSQGDPLKPLADRVLDQSSEKAAIAKLCAKQVRNGETLMLNGGSTTLLVAEALADHAQTVVFTNNLALPASLAPGHFAALHVLGGEYRALTRVSVGPLLFANSERINIDTAIIGVRAIHADNGILTSDLAEASMIADMMALARRTIVVADASKFGQYAFATIAPLSAIDILVTDRAPDGALAEALRGADVSVVTPG; from the coding sequence ATGGCCAAGAACGCCAGTTCCCTTCCCGCGCGGCGGCGCGCCAACATGCTGGAGCTGATCGGCCGGGACGGCAGCGTCAGCGTGCCGGATCTGGCCGAGCGCTTCGCGGTTTCGCTGGACACGGTGCGGCGCGATCTCGACCATCTGGCCCGCAGCGGCGCGCTGGTGCGCGCGCATGGCGGCGCGCTGCGCGTGTCGCAGGGCGATCCGCTGAAGCCCCTGGCGGACCGGGTTCTCGACCAGTCCAGCGAGAAGGCGGCGATTGCCAAGCTCTGCGCGAAACAGGTGCGCAACGGCGAAACGCTGATGCTGAACGGCGGCTCCACCACGCTTCTCGTGGCCGAGGCGCTGGCGGATCATGCGCAGACCGTGGTCTTCACCAACAATCTCGCCCTGCCCGCCAGCCTGGCGCCGGGGCACTTCGCCGCGCTGCACGTGCTCGGCGGAGAGTACCGCGCGCTCACCCGCGTGTCGGTCGGCCCGCTCCTGTTCGCCAATTCGGAGCGCATCAACATCGACACGGCGATCATCGGCGTGCGCGCCATCCATGCCGACAACGGCATCCTGACCAGCGATCTCGCGGAAGCCTCGATGATCGCAGACATGATGGCGCTCGCCCGGCGCACCATCGTCGTCGCGGACGCCTCGAAATTCGGCCAATACGCCTTCGCGACCATCGCGCCCCTGTCGGCGATCGACATTCTCGTCACCGACCGCGCGCCGGACGGCGCTCTGGCGGAGGCGCTGCGGGGCGCGGACGTCAGCGTCGTCACCCCCGGCTGA